In bacterium, the following proteins share a genomic window:
- a CDS encoding FAD-dependent oxidoreductase, whose translation MRIAIVGSGISGLVCAHLLHGEHDLTIFEANGYIGGHTNTVDVDAEDGQHAVDTGFIVFNDWTYPNFIKLIDQLGVESQTSDMSFSVRNEMNGLEYNGTNLNGLFSQRMNALRPSFHRMIFDILRFNKEATRLASNGVGKEAMTLGEFVAHENFSPEFLEHYLIPIGSSIWSANPQHFDQMPAKYLAGFLRNHGMLSVNDRPKWRVIKGGSSRYVDKIIRPFEDRIRLKTPVQKIRRAEDGVWISSARGEERFDRVIIAAHSDQALRMLEDPTDAEREVLGAIPYQPNRTVLHTDARMMPKLRRSWAAWNYHVTSPERKTAAITYNMNILQSLRTEQTYCVTLNRENEIDPTRRLRAFDYDHPIYTPAGTRAQQRWEEVNGVRDTFFCGAYWGYGFHEDGVKSALRVCHAFGKEL comes from the coding sequence ATGAGAATCGCAATCGTCGGATCAGGAATTTCCGGACTCGTCTGTGCGCATTTGCTGCATGGCGAACATGACCTCACGATCTTCGAAGCGAACGGTTACATCGGTGGTCATACTAACACCGTAGATGTAGACGCCGAAGATGGGCAGCACGCTGTCGATACGGGCTTTATTGTCTTCAACGATTGGACCTACCCGAATTTCATCAAGCTGATCGATCAACTCGGCGTTGAGTCCCAGACAAGCGATATGAGCTTCAGCGTGCGCAACGAGATGAACGGCCTGGAGTACAATGGAACCAATCTGAACGGCTTGTTCTCCCAGCGCATGAATGCCCTGCGTCCTTCTTTCCACCGGATGATCTTCGACATCCTCCGTTTCAACAAGGAGGCGACCAGGCTTGCCAGCAATGGCGTGGGTAAGGAGGCAATGACGCTTGGGGAATTCGTTGCGCATGAGAACTTCTCGCCCGAATTCCTGGAGCACTATCTGATTCCGATTGGCTCATCGATCTGGTCTGCCAATCCGCAACACTTCGATCAGATGCCGGCGAAGTACCTTGCTGGATTCCTTCGAAACCACGGGATGCTCTCGGTCAACGATCGCCCGAAGTGGCGTGTTATCAAGGGCGGTTCCTCGCGCTACGTGGACAAAATCATTCGGCCTTTTGAGGATCGAATTCGCCTGAAAACCCCCGTGCAGAAAATCCGACGCGCAGAGGATGGCGTCTGGATTTCGAGTGCAAGAGGTGAGGAGCGATTCGATCGAGTGATCATTGCCGCCCACAGCGACCAGGCTCTTCGGATGCTCGAAGACCCCACCGATGCAGAGCGCGAAGTCCTTGGTGCAATCCCATACCAGCCGAATCGGACTGTGTTGCACACGGATGCGCGCATGATGCCGAAACTGCGGCGATCTTGGGCAGCCTGGAACTATCACGTAACTTCGCCGGAACGAAAGACGGCGGCGATTACTTACAACATGAACATTCTCCAGAGTTTGCGCACAGAGCAGACGTACTGCGTGACACTGAACCGCGAAAACGAAATCGATCCAACTCGGAGGCTTCGAGCTTTCGACTACGATCACCCGATCTACACGCCCGCAGGCACTCGAGCGCAGCAGCGTTGGGAAGAAGTTAATGGCGTACGCGATACGTTCTTCTGCGGCGCTTACTGGGGCTACGGATTCCACGAAGACGGGGTGAAGAGCGCTCTGCGCGTCTGTCACGCCTTCGGGAAGGAACTGTGA
- a CDS encoding SDR family NAD(P)-dependent oxidoreductase gives MSKRYFMGRRIWITGASTGIGAACAKEFARRGAYVALSARSEEKLSKLAKALGPRAFAAPCDVTDKESLKEVVARITNKMGGIDTAFLNAGTWQDMDLDQFDSALFEHIMTVNYLGLVHGIEAVLPELMRSKSGHLVGMSSSVAYRGMPRAEAYCASKSAVRAMLQGLRCQLKPHDIPTTIVMPGFVKSPLTDRNDFAMPFLMETSDAARIIADGIAKRRSEIKFPWQFILMMKLMAHLPDSTYTALMTRMAVSK, from the coding sequence ATGAGCAAGCGATACTTCATGGGACGACGCATCTGGATCACCGGTGCGTCTACCGGAATCGGTGCAGCCTGCGCAAAGGAGTTTGCTCGCCGCGGCGCATACGTTGCCCTCTCTGCACGCAGCGAAGAGAAACTCTCGAAACTTGCAAAAGCACTGGGGCCCAGGGCTTTTGCCGCACCGTGCGATGTGACGGACAAAGAATCGCTCAAGGAAGTGGTAGCCCGGATTACCAACAAGATGGGTGGCATCGATACGGCCTTCTTGAATGCGGGAACATGGCAGGACATGGATCTGGATCAGTTCGATTCCGCTCTCTTCGAGCACATCATGACCGTGAATTACCTTGGTCTCGTCCACGGAATCGAAGCCGTCCTGCCGGAACTGATGCGCAGCAAGAGTGGCCATCTTGTCGGAATGAGTAGCTCGGTGGCCTATCGCGGCATGCCGCGCGCGGAAGCATACTGCGCATCGAAGTCTGCGGTGCGCGCGATGCTGCAGGGACTTCGGTGCCAACTGAAGCCGCACGACATCCCGACGACCATTGTGATGCCGGGATTCGTCAAGTCGCCCCTCACCGACCGAAATGACTTCGCGATGCCCTTCCTGATGGAGACCAGCGATGCCGCTCGAATCATTGCCGATGGCATCGCGAAGCGGCGCAGCGAAATCAAGTTTCCGTGGCAGTTTATCCTGATGATGAAGCTGATGGCGCACTTGCCGGATTCTACCTATACGGCGTTGATGACCAGAATGGCGGTAAGCAAATGA